In Sebastes fasciatus isolate fSebFas1 chromosome 24, fSebFas1.pri, whole genome shotgun sequence, the following are encoded in one genomic region:
- the LOC141762658 gene encoding radixin-like isoform X1: MPKPINVRVTTMDAELEFAIQPNTTGKQLFDQVVKTVGLREVWFFGLQYVDSKGYSTWLKLNKKVTQQDVKKENPLQFKFRAKFFPEDVSEELIQEITQRLFFLQVKEAILNDENYCPPETAVLLASYSVQAKYGDYNKDAHKPGYLTHDRLLPQRVLEQHKLTKEQWEDRIQTWHEEHRTMLREDSMMEYLKIAQDLEMYGVNYFEIKNKKGTQLWLGVDALGLNIYEHEDKLTPKIGFPWSEIRNISFNDKKFVIKPIDKKAPDFVFYAPRLRINKRILALCMGNHELYMRRRKPDTIEVQQMKAQAREEKHHKQMERAQLENEKKKREYAEKEKERIEREKDELMERLRKIEEQTLRAQKELEEQTRRALELEQERRRAREEAERLERDRQTAEESKAELVKQAADQQKTQEQLAGELAEFTAKIALLEEAKRKKDDEATEWQHKAMSAQEDLVKTKEELKTAMTVVPAPLVSHAESEHEEQDENHAEASAELSNEGVSEMDLRSEEARVTEAQKNERVKQQLQQFCCKEGTPAKKWQIRTLSSELAEARDETKKTQNDVLHAENVKAGRDKYKTLRQIRSGNTKQRIDEFESM; encoded by the exons ATCAACGTCCGTGTGACCACCATGGATGCAGAGCTGGAGTTTGCCATCCAACCTAATACCACAGGAAAACAGCTCTTTGACCAG GTGGTGAAGACGGTGGGTCTGCGGGAGGTCTGGTTCTTTGGCCTACAGTACGTGGACAGTAAAGGCTACAGCACTTGGCTCAAACTGAATAAGAAG GTGACCCAGCAGGATGTGAAGAAAGAGAACCCCCTGCAGTTTAAGTTCAGAGCCAAGTTCTTCCCTGAGGATGTCTCAGAGGAACTCATCCAGGAGATCACCCAGAGACTCTTCTTCTTGCAG GTGAAGGAGGCCATCCTGAACGACGAGAACTACTGTCCCCCAGAGACAGCTGTGCTACTGGCGTCATACTCTGTCCAGGCCAAGTATGGAGACTACAACAAAGATGCCCACAAGCCTGGGTACCTTACCCATGACAGACTGCTGCCTcagag GGTCCTGGAGCAGCACAAGCTGACCAAGGAGCAGTGGGAGGACAGGATACAGACCTGGCACGAAGAACACAGAACAATGCTCAG AGAGGACTCGATGATGGAATACCTTAAAATCGCCCAGGACTTGGAGATGTACGGAGTCAACTACTTTGAGATCAAAAACAAGAAGGGCACACAGCTATGGCTGGGCGTGGACGCCCTCGGCCTCAACATCTACGAACACGAAGACAA attgACACCGAAGATCGGCTTCCCCTGGAGTGAGATTCGAAACATCTCTTTCAACGACAAGAAGTTTGTCATCAAACCTATTGACAAGAAAGCACCC GACTTTGTGTTTTATGCCCCGCGGCTGCGCATCAACAAGCGCATCTTGGCGTTGTGTATGGGTAACCACGAGTTGTACATGAGGAGGAGAAAGCCCGACACCATCGAGGTGCAGCAGATGAAGGCTCAGGCCCGAGAGGAGAAGCACCACAAACAGATGGAGAG AGCTCAGCTGGAGAATGAGAAGAAGAAGCGAGAGTACGcggagaaagaaaaggagaggataGAGCGCGAGAAAGACGAGCTCATGGAGAGGCTGAGAAAGATTGAAGAGCAGACGTTGAGAGCTCAGAAAG AGCTGGAGGAACAGACTCGCCGGGCCctggagctggagcaggagaggaggagagctcGGGAGGAGGCCGAGAGGCTGGAGAGAGACAGGCAAACGGCTGAGGAGTCCAAGGCGGAGCTGGTCAAACAGGCTGCAGACCAGCAGAAGACCCAGGAACaactg GCTGGTGAACTGGCTGAATTCACAGCCAAGATCGCTCTCCTGGAAGAAGCCAAGAGGAAGAAAGACGACGAGGCCACAGAATGGCAGCACAAG GCTATGTCCGCCCAGGAGGACCTGGTGAAGACCAAGGAGGAGCTGAAGACCGCGATGACCGTGGTGCCGGCGCCTCTGGTCAGCCACGCCGAGAGCGAGCACGAGGAGCAGGACGAGAACCACGCGGAAGCCAGCGCCGAGCTCTCCAATGAGGGCGTCAGCGAGATGGACCTCCGCAGCGAGGAGGCGCGCGTCACTGAAGCTCAGAAGAACGAGAGGGTCAAGCAACAGCTGCAG CAGTTTTGTTGCAAAGAAGGAACACCAGCCAAGAAATGGCAAATAAGG ACATTAAGCTCAGAGTTGGCCGAGGCCAGGGACGAAACCAAGAAGACGCAGAACGACGTGTTGCACGCGGAGAACGTGAAAGCGGGCCGAGACAAATACAAAACGCTGCGCCAGATCCGATCGGGCAACACCAAGCAGCGCATCGACGAGTTTGAGTCCATGTGA
- the LOC141762658 gene encoding radixin-like isoform X2 produces MPKPINVRVTTMDAELEFAIQPNTTGKQLFDQVVKTVGLREVWFFGLQYVDSKGYSTWLKLNKKVTQQDVKKENPLQFKFRAKFFPEDVSEELIQEITQRLFFLQVKEAILNDENYCPPETAVLLASYSVQAKYGDYNKDAHKPGYLTHDRLLPQRVLEQHKLTKEQWEDRIQTWHEEHRTMLREDSMMEYLKIAQDLEMYGVNYFEIKNKKGTQLWLGVDALGLNIYEHEDKLTPKIGFPWSEIRNISFNDKKFVIKPIDKKAPDFVFYAPRLRINKRILALCMGNHELYMRRRKPDTIEVQQMKAQAREEKHHKQMERAQLENEKKKREYAEKEKERIEREKDELMERLRKIEEQTLRAQKELEEQTRRALELEQERRRAREEAERLERDRQTAEESKAELVKQAADQQKTQEQLAGELAEFTAKIALLEEAKRKKDDEATEWQHKAMSAQEDLVKTKEELKTAMTVVPAPLVSHAESEHEEQDENHAEASAELSNEGVSEMDLRSEEARVTEAQKNERVKQQLQTLSSELAEARDETKKTQNDVLHAENVKAGRDKYKTLRQIRSGNTKQRIDEFESM; encoded by the exons ATCAACGTCCGTGTGACCACCATGGATGCAGAGCTGGAGTTTGCCATCCAACCTAATACCACAGGAAAACAGCTCTTTGACCAG GTGGTGAAGACGGTGGGTCTGCGGGAGGTCTGGTTCTTTGGCCTACAGTACGTGGACAGTAAAGGCTACAGCACTTGGCTCAAACTGAATAAGAAG GTGACCCAGCAGGATGTGAAGAAAGAGAACCCCCTGCAGTTTAAGTTCAGAGCCAAGTTCTTCCCTGAGGATGTCTCAGAGGAACTCATCCAGGAGATCACCCAGAGACTCTTCTTCTTGCAG GTGAAGGAGGCCATCCTGAACGACGAGAACTACTGTCCCCCAGAGACAGCTGTGCTACTGGCGTCATACTCTGTCCAGGCCAAGTATGGAGACTACAACAAAGATGCCCACAAGCCTGGGTACCTTACCCATGACAGACTGCTGCCTcagag GGTCCTGGAGCAGCACAAGCTGACCAAGGAGCAGTGGGAGGACAGGATACAGACCTGGCACGAAGAACACAGAACAATGCTCAG AGAGGACTCGATGATGGAATACCTTAAAATCGCCCAGGACTTGGAGATGTACGGAGTCAACTACTTTGAGATCAAAAACAAGAAGGGCACACAGCTATGGCTGGGCGTGGACGCCCTCGGCCTCAACATCTACGAACACGAAGACAA attgACACCGAAGATCGGCTTCCCCTGGAGTGAGATTCGAAACATCTCTTTCAACGACAAGAAGTTTGTCATCAAACCTATTGACAAGAAAGCACCC GACTTTGTGTTTTATGCCCCGCGGCTGCGCATCAACAAGCGCATCTTGGCGTTGTGTATGGGTAACCACGAGTTGTACATGAGGAGGAGAAAGCCCGACACCATCGAGGTGCAGCAGATGAAGGCTCAGGCCCGAGAGGAGAAGCACCACAAACAGATGGAGAG AGCTCAGCTGGAGAATGAGAAGAAGAAGCGAGAGTACGcggagaaagaaaaggagaggataGAGCGCGAGAAAGACGAGCTCATGGAGAGGCTGAGAAAGATTGAAGAGCAGACGTTGAGAGCTCAGAAAG AGCTGGAGGAACAGACTCGCCGGGCCctggagctggagcaggagaggaggagagctcGGGAGGAGGCCGAGAGGCTGGAGAGAGACAGGCAAACGGCTGAGGAGTCCAAGGCGGAGCTGGTCAAACAGGCTGCAGACCAGCAGAAGACCCAGGAACaactg GCTGGTGAACTGGCTGAATTCACAGCCAAGATCGCTCTCCTGGAAGAAGCCAAGAGGAAGAAAGACGACGAGGCCACAGAATGGCAGCACAAG GCTATGTCCGCCCAGGAGGACCTGGTGAAGACCAAGGAGGAGCTGAAGACCGCGATGACCGTGGTGCCGGCGCCTCTGGTCAGCCACGCCGAGAGCGAGCACGAGGAGCAGGACGAGAACCACGCGGAAGCCAGCGCCGAGCTCTCCAATGAGGGCGTCAGCGAGATGGACCTCCGCAGCGAGGAGGCGCGCGTCACTGAAGCTCAGAAGAACGAGAGGGTCAAGCAACAGCTGCAG ACATTAAGCTCAGAGTTGGCCGAGGCCAGGGACGAAACCAAGAAGACGCAGAACGACGTGTTGCACGCGGAGAACGTGAAAGCGGGCCGAGACAAATACAAAACGCTGCGCCAGATCCGATCGGGCAACACCAAGCAGCGCATCGACGAGTTTGAGTCCATGTGA